Part of the Stigmatopora argus isolate UIUO_Sarg chromosome 3, RoL_Sarg_1.0, whole genome shotgun sequence genome, TGCACTATGGCGAGTGTGTGTGGATTTGGCACGGGTGCATTAGTTGCTCGCCATCCACGATTAGCAGGCTGGATCAGTCGCCAATGAGAAGCTCTCATCCAGGACAAATGATAAGAGGGGATGGAGAACACCAACTTGGTTGCTAGAAAATATTTGGATTCAAATGTAGTGACTGGCCTCTGGCACAACATTGTCCTACTTTTAACTGTTCTGACGTCTGAGGTTTAGAGGTTATGAAAATAGTGGCATGAAAAGTATAGggcttatttttcttaagaacattttacaaatatttaccACCTGCACTTCTGCATTTGTGTTGCAGACAAATTTGGCTTATGTCACCCCTCCCAGTAATGTAACGCAGTCGTAAAATGAGGACCCCAATTCCATGTTAAAAGAAAGCCTATAAAAAGCGAAAACACAGAGGAAACAAACGAGAAGAGAGGCcataaaaattcaaacaacagctTAGAACAGCAGAACAGAAAGTACGAGATTCTCTCCCCTGGTTGGCTTTGTCACCTCACTCAcccgagagaaaaaaaaataccatgggAAATTACTGAAAGCAGAATGCATTGATTTATCTCGGGtgatgtgtgtgtttctgtgtgtgtgtttatgtcaCAGCAATAAACAGCCTGAACAGcaataaagagaaaagcctGGTCGACATCTGCTTAGAGACAACAGATAAGTGTCAACATATActgttatttttcttctattCCTCCGTTTCCATACTGGAATCTCCTATACTGTGCTATGTAATTAAGAGTCAAACACGACCCCCTTCAACCACTCCCAGCATGGCTTTGCATTCCATCTCCCGCTGTGCTGGTGCTGCTTTTTTCTCCTTTCCTTTTATGGGATCTGCAACATATTGTGAATCTTGCCTTGAGCACAATTTGGGAAGGAGCCGTTAAAAATCAACATCTTTTAATCTTCACTCATGATAGCTGACGTAACACATCAATTACCTCACATTTGATATACATTGCTTGATCCACACTGAAACAACCATCAACAACGGGCACAAAAGTCCAACGTATGCacaatatgtatacatattgaAAAACATCTTAACCTGATGGATCTAATCATTTTACACCGTGAGATGATGCCAAATATgaatggtcaaaatgtctgaGTGCCTAGCGCCATCCACCAATCACTCTGCTGGTTCaatcaaagctagctagcaaggTGACCCTgaatgcaagtgtgtgtgtgagtgtgcatgtgtaACTGTGATTCTGTACTTATATAGGCACATACGCTGTATGTGCACTCGATCCCTGTAATTAACACAGGCCATTAATGAAGTCCAGCTGCTCAGCAAGAGGACTGAGAGCAAGCCAAAAGCAGTCGCAAATTACTCTCCTGCCTAACTGTTCTCCATCCTTCCCTTCCTTCATGTTCGTCGTTCAGAAAGGCGTTTCCCTTTACTACATGCTCCTCTTTatctaatctattttttttacctgaatgTGAGGAAGAGCAATTTTAACTTCCTTTCTCTTGCCTTATTTGTTATATAGCATGGTGACACTAAACATAATGACAAAAACATAGCCGCAGCGCAGTGAGAGCTTTCGCGAGTTCAAAAGTTGACTCAAATAAATGCGATCACAAGTCCCGATGCATTTCATATTATGTGACATGATATGCATGCAGTGTGCCttgagaaaaaacaaacaattgaacATATGCCATGGGCATTTGAAGGTAACTGTCAAACCACGTGGTACCGTTCCTACAAAAAACTAAACGCTTGATGAAAGCCATACAACCTAGCCTTTCATGATTCACTGTTATATTTAACGATACACGATGAagagttaaaaacaaacaaacagcccCATAGAGAAGTAGCAAATTTAGTTAGTCTTCTCAACAACAAGAAGAAACAAGAACAAAGTGAGTGTCCTTTTGAGCTCAACCCTTGGTGGTCTGATAAAAGTAAGCCCAATTACAATTGTATGGAAGCAGATTCTCTtccatacaaacacacacacacacacacgttgccACCTCCCTACCAGCTGTGGCAGATGCGCCTGTCATGGcagaaaatgaattcaaaatactTAGCGAATtaagcaatgagttaattgtTGCTCGGCCTCTGTTTATGAAGTGCATACAGGCAAATCGCCTCGCCAAGGAGAAAAACTACAGCGTGTTTtgagcatgtgtatgtgtgtaattGTTGTTTCGCAGCTGGCGCTGCCACACCTGGACGGCTTGCGTTAAGAACGAGAAGACAATCGGGGAATGCAGGTAAGGAAGCTATATAGTCGTCACAATACAATACCGGAAACTTTCATGAaacaaaatgcatgaaaaatacACAAGAAACTCAAAGAACAATACTTTTACATACAAGAACATCTAAGTGTTCCTGTAGGTACAAATATCCTCCCAGGTACAAGTTTGCTGGCATGCCAGACTTGACTGTGTTCTACTGACTATACTGCTCATGTCTCTCCTGTCTATTTGTCAACGTGTCCTATTAGGTTTCCAAACAGCTTGTAATGACTGGTAATAAACAGCAGAAGAAAGAAGTAAATCAAGCGAGAAGACGACAAAATGAGCTCTCCTGGGCTCCTGCATGTTCTTTgttttcaacacacacacaaatttacAAATGGAGACACTAGCAACTCTTCTCTAGTGGTGTAGGTACATTTCTAGTTGACTTTTAATGTGAGCAATGTTCTAGACAATTGCAGAGGAAGTGTATACTGCAGCGTGGATGTCTgttgttttcaaatgtttgaAACAATGGAGAATCCAACAAACTTAAGAATAAATATATGATCAAGATGGTTGATTCTGAGTGAAAATTCTCAGAtcttatttaattttcaatCAGCCTCATATAATCTTTTATCTTGTCTTTTTTCTCCCTTCATCTAACCCCTGTGATCCTCCCTTCTCAGTCCCTCGTCCCTTCACTGTCGCTCCCTCCCTCTGGTGTCACGGCTCACTAGCTCCAGGTGGCGAGGTAAGATGGGAAAGAAAGAGGAAGGGCTTTGGATGGATGAATAGATGGAGAAAATGCATAACGGGATTAAACTAGGTTAAAAAAGTCTCACCAGCATAAAATCCTGTTGACAAAGACAACTATTAAAAGaacatattgtttaaaaatttatttgacaaatgttcaaatataatattaaaaacactaAAATCCAATGACTAATGTTTAGTTGAAAGGAAAAAAGATTTggcttttcttttaaagttttttttgaaaatgaaaacagaaGCTGTGACATGGAAACTGGCACAATGCACTTGATAGATGAGGGAAAGCGGTGAGAACAATGaagaaaatattgtaaaaattaTCAAACTAAAACTTTTCTTTTATACTGTCAAGGTTTGTTTTCCTTATTTTCCAAACTGAGTTCAACTTGATGAAAAATTACATCGTTGAAATTGAATGTTATATCCTATTGTATTGGTCAATGTATGTAAAaagtatgtatttattcattttccattccgctcATCCTTAAAAGTGTCTCGGAGAATAtaccagccaactttgggcggTAGGCCGGGGACATCCTGACTTGGTCACAACCTAATGGCATCAATGACGTCCAAAAAGTGTTTAATGGTTTTGTAAGGCGGGAGGACAACTACTTGTGCCACTTTACCGAGAAAGTTGGTTCATTTTCAAGCGTTTCGGTTCAAAAGCTCTCAATTAATAGACTACTGCAGAGAGTGCAATTGGGGGTCAGTGTATAAAATTGCTTTTAATGCTTCAATCTTTTAAGAAACAACAAGTCATTTACACATATCCACAGAGACAGGACATTTCCTGTGGCGGTTCAAAGTCTCTCAGACTGGACGCTTGTGCCTATGATGGGATTAGCCATGTTTCTTAAGTACCTTTTCCCCCCCAGTTTATTTAAGATTTTAGTCTGCTTTGATAGTTGCTGTTGAGGAACGTTGGTAAATCTCCCTGTGCTTGTTGTGATATCAATTTCATGTAAGACTGGTGAGCCTAAGTGTTTTCTTAAGTACAGAGCATTAGTGAAGTCACACACCAAGAGAAAAAAGGCAGATTAGTCTAAGGCTTATTAGTTCAGGTGTGGCACAGCAGAAGAAAACACCAATGTGTCTAGCTGGtagcaaagacacacacacgcgctaCATGAATGAACTGTGCACCACATTATCCACCTCCTTTCACTCTAAAAGCCTCTTACGCGCCTCATTAAGTCTTCAGCGACACAAAAAGTAACCAGGACAGACCATGCTTATCgggacacatacacacacacatacgcatacacatacgcatacacaAACATATTGTTCAGTGTATTCATGCACAAGTGTAAAAGGAAGGTTAAGTCCAGAGGACAGTGAAGCAGAGAGACACCAGCTCTGCAACCGCCACTGAGATGGCTGCTTAGACAGAAGACAGACATCACAATTCAAGCGCTTCAGTGATTTCACTGCAGGCTAATAGAGTGGATGACAACAGGTTGACTGATGTTAAATGGCACCCACATAGAAAGCAGTCTGTCGTGTTTATTTATGGGCTTACTTCCCACATAGGGTTTtatgaatgtaaaaataaaaaacaacaacaacaaataaacaggCCTATATTTCGCGCCTTCGCAAAAACATgtacggtaggctggttgaacactctaaatcaggggtctcaaaccggtcctcaaagggacgcagcgggtgcaggttttcattccaacccaagcggacaccttttgcaagtgtaatcagttgattgcagcaggggactacttattttagaagagcctgattggttaaaatgtcgacactggatcggttgaaacaaaaaccaggacccactgcggccctttgcggaatcggtttaagacacctgctctaaattgttcctaggtatgagtgtgagcgtgaatggttgtctgtctctttgtcgCTCTGTGATTGGCCAGCCCGCGAAatacatgcaaagtccacatggAAAGGTcagaaccctcgatctcagaactgtgaggcggcgAGCAAACCATTTGAATACATGCCACCCACATATATACGTGtgcagtgtatatatatatatagtgaatatatatatatatatatatatatatatatatatatatatatatatatattcactatAGCATTAACGACTTCAAccggtgaaaaaaaacaacccacttcaaatatttttgattttatgAATGATAGTTTTTTACGCTCTCAtcaaaatgccatactatattCATTCATCATACTATATAcacacttttgtatttttttgtttgtgcatGCTAATTagattttccccatttaaatATACGTGCCTTCGGCTTGAGGAAACGTTGAGAAACACTGCCCAAGAGCTACGGGTGATTAAGAAGTCATCAGTAGAATGTGATTAGGTAAGGACAGCTAGTGTCAGAACATTAATGAAAATAGTAACGTTCATCCAAAAGACACATCATTAGTGAGCTCAGTCCACTGGGAAATCCAGGTGAGTGAACAACCAAATATtgtttgtgtgtctgcgtgAGTGTGCGGGTATATGGAGTTGGAAGGACAATGAAGCATGCAGGTGGGATCGGGAGTGTGGATGTGAAGGACTATAATCAGCTCTCACTCTGTCAAGGTTTTAGATAACTTTTCCATTATAAAGAACATCTACAGTACTGCCACAATATGTTCTGCTTTAAAGTGTTGCTCGACACAACATGCAGTGTGGTTGAGAAGCAAGATAGGGGGGCATATTAAATTAGGCATAGCAAGTCATAAACTGTCAATGAGATGCTGATGGGTGGGCAGTGAGGCAGTAGAATGCTTGCTGCCTTGCTCAGAGGGTGAGACAGAAAGGGGACAAACCTTGCCGACAGGTGGGCTCTTCTACGGGCCGTCCCGATGGCAGGTAGGGTTGGGGAGAGTGGAGGAGAGAATGGTCACGGTTAGTAATATGTACTGTTAATGTTGTGAGTGTGTTTGGGGACGGAAGGCAATGGGTTATTACATAAATGACTGTCCTAAAGACTGGTCATCCACAGACAGTGTATGAAAGGAAAATTAACAATTGGGCTAGTGAATTTTAGACAAAAGTACCCCCAAAACAACCTAGTTAAAATGAGCTAATACTGAAAGTAAAACAATTGTATTCTAAAAGGAAAAGTTCATGCACAGGATTACTGGACTATCCAAAAACAATGGCCACAATCAATATGCTAATTGGTGAGTTGTACTGATTAGAAGCAGCACAAGTGGGGAGCGAAAGAATTGCTCAGTATGTAGTCACAGAGTGCACATCGCTTGATGTTAAGCATGTGTATTATAAGAGAGAGAAGACATACATATTAAGAGGGCGTCTACACGTATAGTAGAGGTCAGACATCATGCTGAGGAATTCAGATTGGGGGATATTAGGGCGACATTAATGTCTGCTTGCAACACTGGGAATGCGGAACGACTTGGCTGTGCCACTGAAcactaaaaaggaaaaaaaaatggtggccaATGACATAATCACAACCCTTGAACGTTGACAAGGAAAAACAAACCAGCAATAAAAACCCAACtacattggaaaaataaataaaacaacatttggtaGATTCAGAAGTGATTAAGGATTCCTTTAAACTTGCTAAATGCTATCTTATTTTAGGATTTATTCAATGAAGCCACCATAATAGAATAAAGCAATACTTGCTTAGGACAATTCTATTTTAATGTGGTAACCAGCAACTTGTTTATAAGCACTTAGGAACCATGGAAAGACACTTAAGTAATTGCATTCAAATTGAAACAATTTGTTcagttgtgggaaaaaaacttcaATGCAAGAAAAACACATGCTCCGATGGTTCCCCTTCTGACAGGAAACAACGAACTTCTCCTTTCTCTATCTGCCGAATGTTGTCTATTTCACCCTTTATCTGACAGCGTAATTAACAGGGCCACAGGGGGTATCATGTATTACCCATGGAGCCATGTGACAGTCACATTACTGGCCTTGATCTTCTCTCCACAGCCAGTCAGCGCTATGATAAGTTACACATTTGACACATCTTTTTTCATCTGTCATTGTTAGCGTTATCGATAGTTAGCATAAATCCAAAAATGAGAATGGATTTCTTCATTAGCTTCGGGCTTGGAGGGTGGCAGTTACAACATGTATGTGTCGAAAATTGTGTCATTATGAGTCACAGGTCATAGGTGGTATGGTggaccgagtggttagtgtgtcggcctcacagctctggggtcctgggttcaaatctaggtcacgtccatctgcgtggagtttgcatgttctccccgggcctgtgtgggtttcctccgggtacaccggtttcctcccacattccaaaaacatgcatgatagccatcactctaaattgcccctaggtatgagtgtgaatgtgaatggttgcccgtctccttgtgtcctgcgattggctggccaccgattcagggtgtcccccgcctctagccagctgagataggctccagcaccccccacgactgtaatgaggatgaagcggttcagaaaatgagataagatgaagTCATAGCCACAACTTCATTTTAAAGCagcaaaatgaaagaataaaaaaagaaatcgctCAACATTTGATCATGTGATCTGCCACAATTTGATAATTACTCTGTACTAAGCTTTCACACAATTAGTATTTTAATAAATCCAAACTACTATGACCATGTGTGTCTGTTTTAGTGAGTCAAATAAGAAACAAGAAGAAAATTATAACTAATGAGAGAATGGAGAGAGCAATGGCTACGTGGAAGACATAGCAGAGAAATTAAAGAATAGGGAATTTAGCAAAGTGAAGTGAAGCAGTAGAGAGTCCAGTATATAATCAGAAGTGGTCAAGAGAAAATGGCATAGGGTTTTTGTGGATCTTGTGAATTGtaaggttgtgtgtgtgtgcgacaGGGAAATATGTCAAAATGACTCAAGCGGTGGGTTACAATGCTCATCATGTCTCCAGATGTTACTGGAAGATGTTGAGCGATGTCAGCAAATGAACACTCGCAGCTTCtttcacaaatgttttttttcttcccttgagAAGCACTCATCAGTCCACTTTGTTCATCTCCATGGCGACAGAGATGATAGGGTAgcatttttagtttgaagagaAGAAAATTGTCTTTGCAAATGTCATTTACTGTGTACGTGTTTCATGatattatgtatatgtataatattaGATAAGTGAAGAAGAGCACACATTTTACTGTCATTCATTTACTGAATGACATaacacacagagacaaataTGCATTCCCACACGTGCACACGAAGGGAATGCTAACAAACGGGAAAAATGGGGCTCACTCACCGATCATGTGATTTGCAACATGAATCTGGATCTCCCGTTCCGTCTCAAACGTCATTTGGCACTTAATACACTGGTAGGTCTTTTTCTGTCAAACACAATAGGGAAAACGGTTTTCTTAATATTAATTGTCAACACACAGACTATAAAAGAATGAAGGTTTCAACGTGAGATTCATGAGCATAAACTATTACACGCTAAGACAATGAATGCTAATCACTCTAAAATCCTGAAATAAGCTGAATTAAATATCTGTATAGAGAATGTGTGTACAGGAGAGAAATGAAGATACCAAACGATTACAAAAAGCTAGAAGGTCCTGTTTACCCATTCATTGCACACTGATCACTCATGCACAAACAAAATACACGAAGGCCCCAATACCACTGTCTTTGTCATTTGCACCTTGATAGACATTCATGCGCaagcacacaaaaacacacacagctATCCTATTTGGACGTCTATGTGTTGTCAGACTATACCGAAACAATGGTACTATAAAGACAGAGGGTCTCTGAAAagtcccccccacacacaccaatACATGCTCAAACACAGACATGCGTCTGGTCCCAGCGAGCCTAACTGTCAATATCAAGTAGAGCACATAGCTCCCATCATGCCACAGCATGCCACTGCCACAGAACCCAGTGGGCAACCACAGCACACACCCCTCTGCACACTCACGCCTGCTAGCTTCGGAAAACAACAATAGTCCAACATAGCAACACTTATGTTCTAGAGGAAGATTGACCGCATGACATCAACTCCCAAATTCTCTTTTTCTATATGCTACATTTCCACATTAAGTTACACGGTGTACATTTGCTTGTCGTTGTTTTTGCCTCGAAGTGACGGTTGACAGTAATCACATCTCACCTTAGGTGCAGGTGAAGCTTCGGGCTTCTTTCCTGCTGAACTCGTGTCAGGGCTGACCTCGGGGTGATCTGTCTGGACGTGGTTCTCCAAGTCTTCCAAGCTTTCAAACTTTACCCCACACTCGGGACACCTGAGCCCAGATACAGGTTTCTCTCCCTGTGTGTCTCCAGGCGTGTGTGTCCCTCCTTGGTTGGGACTCTGGCCATTAGTACCCCTGATGGAATTGAAAATTCAATATCCTCGAGTCAAAACTAATACGGGTGAAGGCGGAAATAATTATAATACTCCATAAGACCGTTTTTATTACCTGCTCATGCAGCTGGCGCAAAGTCCATAAGGCAGGCCATTGACATCAAGCTTGAGCAGCTCGCCTTTGTTTTTAAACTCCTTTAAACAGAAGGCGCACTTATACAGCTTGTGATGTTGCAGCTGCCCATTGGGAGAGGATGATGTCGAATTGTTCCCCGCTCCGTTCCCAGAGCCCGCTCCGGTTCCTCCAAGACTCGAACCAGCGGACAGTTTCTGCATGTGGAAAGTGCCGTGGATCTTAAGTTCCAGGGTGGAAGTAACGGTCTGCATGCAGACAACGCAGCGGAAGCCCGTAAGGGAGTTTCGCAGGTCAGGGTGCATCTGGCAGTGCTCGATAAACTCCTCCTCACTGTGCAGAGGCATTTTACAGATTCGACAGTTTCCTGTGTCCAGGCTCTTACTGTGGGTCACCTGGGTAGTGTAAGGTATAGGAAATATGTCACCATAGTTGAGATTAAAATCGTGCTCAAGATCTTTCAGGAAAAAATAAAGACTAAATATTAAAGAGTCTACTGTGTAAATCAATAGTGATAAGATACCTTGTGTTCTGTCAGGGTTAACAGAGAAGGGAATCGTTCGCCACATATTGGACACATGTAATGCTTGGCGGGTCCACGGTGCGTCTGTGCGTGCTCACGAAGCCCGGTCTCGGAGAAGAAAGTTCTGGAACAGATGTTGCACTTGTGGTTCCCCTTGATGAAGTCGGCCTTCTTTTTCCGAGTACCTGTTTGTCAGGTTTCCAGTTGACACATCAGAACAAATAACCTTAGATTTTTAACAAAACGTGCATTTGAAGGAAATAAGCTCAAACCGGCATCATCTTCTCCTGGTCTGATGTTATGGTCACGCAGCCGATGGTTCTGAAGAAGGGACTCCATGGTGTAGGCCGCACCACAAATGTCGCAGGCATACATGGGCTCAGAATTGTCCAGCTCCTCCTCACCGCCACTGGCTTCGTGACTGTTTGCTGTATCTCCTCCTCCACTGGCGTTGCTGTTCTTCAACAAAATGCTTTGAAGGTCGGCCTGCTCCGTCGCCACAGTCGTCCTTTCGCCAGCACCTGCGCCACCGCCGCCCGTGCTGCCTCCTCTCTTCACAGACTGAGTCAGTCCGTTCGGTGTGCCATTCTGGCTGCCACTGCTGCCCGTGCCACCTCCGTTGCCTGTGACGTTAGCCCCGTCGAAGATGCAGTGCTTCTCCCGGAGGTGCCTTTCTAGCAGTGAAATGGCGTGGAAGGATTTGCCACAGAAGCGGCATGTGAATTTCTTGCTATGAGTGGTGATGTGACACTGTAGCTCCACCTCTGTTCCAAATGTCTCGCCACAGAAGATGCACTTCCTGGGCTTAAGACCttgagggaagaaaaaaaaactgattggaAAAATGGATTCATAGTTTATCTAACAGTCTTACAGACCTATAAACACTGGTGTTGTTACTACAACTTTCAAACTCCCCTTCACTGTACAGATTTCTTCcccttcatatttttaaaagtaacaGAGTAATCCCCACATCATACATACACTGGCAGTCATACCTGCACTGAGCCCTCCTGGGAGGCCTGACCTCTGGCCCACATGGTTATGCTTAACGTGGAGCTGAAGTTCTGTCTCTTTCCTGAAGTCCCATGCGCAGGCTGTGCAGCGGAatagcttcttttcattgctgTGCTTCACTGCCAAATGAACCTAAAGAACAAATTAAGGTCCTTATACACCATTTTATCAAAACAGCTTAAAGAATGATTCAAATAACATTACTCATCCATGTAGTAAAAGTTTCTTCACCTGTATGGAGACTTTGGAGTCAAAGACCTCTTGGCAGAGTGTACAATGGTACAGCACAAAGGTGTGCATGTCCAGCAAGTGTTTCTGCAAGTCATCCACTGAGGAGAACTGCTTATCACAACTTTCACACATGTACTGAGTGGATGTAGTCATGTAGTGCACAGTCAGGTGTTGAAGCAAGGCCTCCTGGGATTCAAAGTCCTCTTTGTTACACTGGGGGCACGATTGGCGCCTTAGAAGCATCTCCAGGTGTGATTTCAGGTGGGCTTGGAAACCCTCAAAGCTGGCAAATCGCATATCGCACTGGTTGCATGGATAGTCCCCGTTGCTCCCTACCGAAGGCGTGGAGTCCCCTCCGAGGCGGTGCCGTTTTGGGGAGGAGATCTCTACATCGGAGGAAGCGGGGCTAAGGTCAGCCACCTTTGCCTGTCTCTTGTTGTTAGCCAACGGAATGTTCTTGTGGTTCTCCTTTATGTGCTTCGTGAGCTTGAGGAGTGACCCGAAGATTGGAGAGTTGGTGCAGTATGGGCAAGAGTAAACCTGCATGTATAAAATAAACGTAGAATGTCCTTAGAGCATAAAGGGAAAAATGGTCTAGCTCCCATATACACAACATATCTTTTTAGTAGACATACTCCATTTTTCCCACAGGGGAAATTAAGTAGATAATAAACTAGGCGGCTACATTGGATTTGGTGGTCTAATGAGAAAGCATCATAATGCCAAGCAGACAAAGGGCTGTAGTTTAAATTTCCATAGTATGTATAGTTTTGTGTTTTACCTCCATGAATGATTGGGATGCAGACTGTAGTACGGGAGACTCGAGTTTAGCCAGCGCTCCCCCAGAGGTTGCCCCACCCCCTACAGCCGAGTTGCAATGAGTCTGTTGAATGTGTTCGGTCAATGAAGACTCTGTCAGGAATCCCATGGAACATTGGTTGCAGAAGAAGGCGTGATTCCCCtctatggtgaaaaaaaacaatttattttgataTGGCTGTgcttaatgaaactcggccaagaTCATTCCTATTTGAACAATGACAAGAAAATACTATAAACAAAAAGTAACGATCTCCCATGTGCACCCATCAAACTGCAGATCAATATAGGAACAACTTGCACACTGATTTACTTTAAGTAAGTAGATGAGAAAATGGCATTGACTGTTCTTACAACAATTGGGGATATAAACAATTTGATTCGATCATTCTGAATGTCACGAAAATCTTTTTAGTTGTTTAATTCCCCTAAAGCATAGAAGGGCCATAGTTCCATTGTATCAAAAAGCCTCTGCAGCTAAGTGGCGCCCTGACGTTTTCCTCAATACGTCTTCATGA contains:
- the znf423 gene encoding zinc finger protein 423 isoform X2; protein product: MSRRKQAKPRSVKAVEEGESSECGGAWDESTLQTESASVKALESKDDRGAAPDDREQEEPGDHDDELDDDSIFTCDNCQQDFECLAELTEHRTNHCPADGDDDPAGLSWVPSSPSSKDVASPSQMPDGCCDLGMATGGEEEGGAGLPYPCQFCDKSFSRLSYLKRHEQIHSDKLPFKCTFCSRLFKHKRSRDRHVKLHTGDKKYSCQECEAAFSRSDHLKIHLKTHSSSKPFKCSVCKRGFSSTSSLQSHMQAHRKNREHLALRSDKDGGKKGAAGEVDLEQDLYMCDYCEETFSQTDELEKHVMTRHPQLSDRADLQCIHCPEIFLDEASLLTHIDTQHANRKHKCPVCLEQFPSVEDVYCHLDSHRQPDSSNHSAASPDPALGSVASMSSATPDSSASLERGSTPDSTLKPGQGSERGRRRGNDSSEELGISLVHPGGGGGGNWAKVTYTCPYCSKRDFNSLAVLEIHLKTIHVDKPQQSHTCQICLDTLPTLYNLNEHVRKAHRSSGGTASPAAAAFPLLQFTNVTAFHCNYCPDMFSDINSLQEHIRVSHCLPGGILAGSTTLEGNHAFFCNQCSMGFLTESSLTEHIQQTHCNSAVGGGATSGGALAKLESPVLQSASQSFMEVYSCPYCTNSPIFGSLLKLTKHIKENHKNIPLANNKRQAKVADLSPASSDVEISSPKRHRLGGDSTPSVGSNGDYPCNQCDMRFASFEGFQAHLKSHLEMLLRRQSCPQCNKEDFESQEALLQHLTVHYMTTSTQYMCESCDKQFSSVDDLQKHLLDMHTFVLYHCTLCQEVFDSKVSIQVHLAVKHSNEKKLFRCTACAWDFRKETELQLHVKHNHVGQRSGLPGGLSAGLKPRKCIFCGETFGTEVELQCHITTHSKKFTCRFCGKSFHAISLLERHLREKHCIFDGANVTGNGGGTGSSGSQNGTPNGLTQSVKRGGSTGGGGAGAGERTTVATEQADLQSILLKNSNASGGGDTANSHEASGGEEELDNSEPMYACDICGAAYTMESLLQNHRLRDHNIRPGEDDAGTRKKKADFIKGNHKCNICSRTFFSETGLREHAQTHRGPAKHYMCPICGERFPSLLTLTEHKVTHSKSLDTGNCRICKMPLHSEEEFIEHCQMHPDLRNSLTGFRCVVCMQTVTSTLELKIHGTFHMQKLSAGSSLGGTGAGSGNGAGNNSTSSSPNGQLQHHKLYKCAFCLKEFKNKGELLKLDVNGLPYGLCASCMSRGTNGQSPNQGGTHTPGDTQGEKPVSGLRCPECGVKFESLEDLENHVQTDHPEVSPDTSSAGKKPEASPAPKKKTYQCIKCQMTFETEREIQIHVANHMIEEPTCRQEEGINHECKLCNQMFDSPAKLLCHLIEHSFEGMGGTFKCPVCFTVFVQANKLQQHIFAVHGQEDKIYDCSQCPQKFFFQTELQNHTLSQHAQ
- the znf423 gene encoding zinc finger protein 423 isoform X4, whose translation is MSRRKQAKPRSVKAVEEGESSECGGAWDESTLQTESASVKALESKDDRGAAPDDREQEEPGDHDDELDDDSIFTCDNCQQDFECLAELTEHRTNHCPADGDDDPAGLSWVPSSPSSKDVASPSQMPDGCCDLGMATGGEEEGGAGLPYPCQFCDKSFSRLSYLKRHEQIHSDKLPFKCTFCSRLFKHKRSRDRHVKLHTGDKKYSCQECEAAFSRSDHLKIHLKTHSSSKPFKCSVCKRGFSSTSSLQSHMQQAHRKNREHLALRSDKDGGKKGAAGEVDLEQDLYMCDYCEETFSQTDELEKHVMTRHPQLSDRADLQCIHCPEIFLDEASLLTHIDTQHANRKHKCPVCLEQFPSVEDVYCHLDSHRQPDSSNHSAASPDPALGSVASMSSATPDSSASLERGSTPDSTLKPGQGSERGRRRGNDSSEELGISLVHPGGGGGGNWAKVTYTCPYCSKRDFNSLAVLEIHLKTIHVDKPQQSHTCQICLDTLPTLYNLNEHVRKAHRSSGGTASPAAAAFPLLQFTNVTAFHCNYCPDMFSDINSLQEHIRVSHCLPGGILAGSTTLEGNHAFFCNQCSMGFLTESSLTEHIQQTHCNSAVGGGATSGGALAKLESPVLQSASQSFMEVYSCPYCTNSPIFGSLLKLTKHIKENHKNIPLANNKRQAKVADLSPASSDVEISSPKRHRLGGDSTPSVGSNGDYPCNQCDMRFASFEGFQAHLKSHLEMLLRRQSCPQCNKEDFESQEALLQHLTVHYMTTSTQYMCESCDKQFSSVDDLQKHLLDMHTFVLYHCTLCQEVFDSKVSIQVHLAVKHSNEKKLFRCTACAWDFRKETELQLHVKHNHVGQRSGLPGGLSAGLKPRKCIFCGETFGTEVELQCHITTHSKKFTCRFCGKSFHAISLLERHLREKHCIFDGANVTGNGGGTGSSGSQNGTPNGLTQSVKRGGSTGGGGAGAGERTTVATEQADLQSILLKNSNASGGGDTANSHEASGGEEELDNSEPMYACDICGAAYTMESLLQNHRLRDHNIRPGEDDAGTRKKKADFIKGNHKCNICSRTFFSETGLREHAQTHRGPAKHYMCPICGERFPSLLTLTEHKVTHSKSLDTGNCRICKMPLHSEEEFIEHCQMHPDLRNSLTGFRCVVCMQTVTSTLELKIHGTFHMQKLSAGSSLGGTGAGSGNGAGNNSTSSSPNGQLQHHKLYKCAFCLKEFKNKGELLKLDVNGLPYGLCASCMSRGTNGQSPNQGGTHTPGDTQGEKPVSGLRCPECGVKFESLEDLENHVQTDHPEVSPDTSSAGKKPEASPAPKKKTYQCIKCQMTFETEREIQIHVANHMIEEGINHECKLCNQMFDSPAKLLCHLIEHSFEGMGGTFKCPVCFTVFVQANKLQQHIFAVHGQEDKIYDCSQCPQKFFFQTELQNHTLSQHAQ